The Strix aluco isolate bStrAlu1 chromosome 1, bStrAlu1.hap1, whole genome shotgun sequence genome has a window encoding:
- the TMPPE gene encoding transmembrane protein with metallophosphoesterase domain, translated as MIFKQLPLEAKAAVAAGMVFFSMMLSRSYLAEKLDLRTRRWLLRLQMALFANALMLIGSLHVWRSTVTTFSRSSAASSFCFMPWKIAVFMFLALAHSSFFTLLFLVAEEPYFFSLAAYTCLGAYIILIFFLFTLGSVEQAYKFLAGRGTKAGPVNKNRTVMKPVLAVMLTAVLTVVGLLNASQPPTVNSVEVPVHKLPSAMNNLKVVLLSDIHLGPTVGKTKLAMIVRMVKALKPDITVIVGDLTDSEAEIIRPAVEPLGELNSPLGTYFVTGNHEYYTSDVSNWFELLKSFNIRPLHNENVKIVSPKSTDDWFCLAGVDDIEADVLRYSGHGMDLKKALGDCSSEHAIVLLAHQPVAAKWALQERPDINLILSGHTHGGQMFPLNAGAYFLNPFFVGLYKVGQNTFVYVSPGTMYFGIPMRLGSRAEITEIILRSP; from the coding sequence ATGATCTTCAAGCAACTGCCCCTTGAAGCAAAGGCCGCAGTGGCTGCAGGAATGGTTTTCTTCTCCATGATGCTATCGCGGAGTTACCTGGCAGAAAAACTCGATCTCAGGACACGGCGCTGGCTTCTAAGGCTGCAGATGGCACTATTTGCTAATGCACTCATGTTGATAGGATCTCTTCATGTTTGGAGAAGCACAGTCACCACGTTCTCCAGGTCTTCGGCTGCCAGCTCCTTCTGTTTCATGCCGTGGAAAATAGCTGTGTTCATGTTTCTAGCTTTGGCTCATTCAAGCTTCTTCACATTGCTATTTCTTGTTGCAGAAGAGccctatttcttttctttagctgCCTACACTTGCCTGGGGGCCTATATCATtcttatcttcttcctcttcactctaGGCTCTGTAGAACAGGCTTACAAGTTCTTGGCTGGGAGAGGCACTAAGGCAGGTCCTGTCAACAAGAACAGAACAGTGATGAAACCAGTTTTGGCAGTCATGCTGACTGCTGTGCTGACTGTTGTGGGGCTGTTAAATGCTTCCCAGCCTCCTACTGTGAATTCAGTGGAGGTTCCAGTTCACAAGCTGCCCTCAGCAATGAATAATCTGAAAGTGGTGTTGCTTTCAGATATCCATCTGGGGCCTACAGTTGGCAAGACCAAGCTTGCCATGATTGTGAGAATGGTTAAGGCTTTAAAACCAGATATCACTGTGATTGTTGGGGACCTGACTGACTCTGAGGCAGAGATCATACGACCTGCTGTTGAGCCTCTTGGAGAACTTAACTCCCCTTTGGGGACTTACTTTGTGACAGGAAACCATGAGTACTACACATCAGATGTTAGTAACTGGTTTGAGCTGTTAAAATCGTTTAACATTCGGCCACTCCATAATGAGAATGTGAAGATTGTTTCACCAAAGAGCACTGATGACTGGTTCTGCCTGGCTGGTGTTGATGATATTGAAGCAGATGTATTACGCTACTCGGGACATggcatggatttaaaaaaagctCTCGGAGATTGTAGCAGTGAGCATGCAATAGTGCTGTTAGCTCATCAACCAGTTGCTGCAAAGTGGGCCCTTCAGGAGAGACCAGACATAAATTTAATTCTCTCTGGCCATACTCATGGAGGGCAGATGTTTCCACTAAATGCTGGAGCTTATTTTCTGAACCCATTCTTTGTTGGCTTGTACAAAGTTGGGCAGAACACCTTTGTCTACGTCAGCCCTGGGACGATGTACTTTGGAATACCCATGaggctgggcagcagagctgaaaTAACAGAGATAATTCTACGTTCTCCTTGA